One Phyllopteryx taeniolatus isolate TA_2022b chromosome 20, UOR_Ptae_1.2, whole genome shotgun sequence genomic window, tgtcaacaatgtctCACAGtcgggtttcaagacaggatgtTTCAAAAAGCCTTGCTTAGGATCTTAGATAATAAGAGGTAGGGTTCCTAATTAGGCCTTCAAAATGCGTCGTGTTTTCGAATGAGGGTTTTCATGGCGGACGCGCTGGTCCGTGCGTCCTACCCACCCCAGCCAATCAGCACGTAGACGGAGAGTCGTGCGCAGCGCGTGTGTACCACCAGCAACAGCGTGTGGAGGTAGAGCGcctccaccagcagccagaaGAAGTTGGCCATGATCGAGTAGTTCAGAAACACCATGCTGCTCTTACAGCCCGCctgcaacaacacacacacacacaactataaTGTTCAGTACACACACGTGAGTGTGTAACTTAGGAAGTGTGCGCATCTCACACTGTGCATGTGGGTGTctatctgtgtatgtgtgtgtgtattcacaGACATGTTTCAATTGCGAAAACGTGAAGAAAACGTGTAGCTGGTGAATGGCTGCATTTTGACAATCGATGGATCGATTGATTGATCGATGACGTCACCAGCGAGGGCTGAACGCTGCAGTCGAGcgcgtcctcctcctcgtcggagaagaggaggagatcTTTGGTGAGCACGGCCACGCCCCTCAGCATGAAGGACACAAACAGGTTGACGTGGATGTAGTTCCGCATGCAGTGCAGCCTCCTgcgccacgcacacacacacaggaatgtGTTTATGTGCATGAATGTTGAATGTAAACTTGATTAATGATGGCCAATGAACAACTGGAGATAAGCCAGGAAGAACAGCTGGATTTGCACACTTGTGTGGAAAGACTCACACAAACTACTCAATACACTGTATGCACTAGTAGGACTAGTaacgtttatttttatttttttactactgtGCCACTAGTGTACAGAAATGTTATACAGTAGTAGGAAAAAAACGTTAATGGTAAGACAGTTTTTCTACTAGTCAGCTGAACTGTCTTACTTGTGAGGACAAATCGTGTACTAATACATGGACCTTGAGGATATCCGATAAAGGCTCAAAAAGCTTTATGCTTATTGGTACCaggcaataaaataaatatgaaactgACGAAATAAAGCAgtctaatattatttttttttcgtgaGTGTATGTAAGTTCATCGCATTTTAATCAAGTGCAattgatgtacatgttcaaattaagtagaTTCAAAAGCCTTAACCTTTTACTTCCAAACTACGGTACTCTAACCACAACTACTGCTAGCACTTGTAGGCTACTGTTTCTGAAGAGATATTAGAAGGACAATTACTTAAttcggcgtgtgtgtgtgcgtgtgtacctgAAGAGAGCGATAATGACGGTGCTGCTGAGTAGACTTATGAGAGACAAGCTGTGGCCCAGCGTGGACAGAACCCTCACCACTTTGTAGAACAcaagctgcacacacacaaaatcatcatcatcagaatcagaatcagaaggtCAGGACATCTTTTGACACTTGTCTGCCTGCTAAGTTTGACCCTGAAAGGATTGTGTTGGACTTTAGAGGTTCTTCTGTAAGTGGACACAAAATAAGAGGAGTTCTGCAGTGGCTTGtgcaacatacacacaaacacacgcacgcacgcacacacacacacattcacacagagCTTGAATAACTCcctcacatactgtaaatgtgtgtccTCTTGTGCTGCTGCTGTGTTTTTATGAGCCACTTAGCTTTAAGATGTCCATTTTTGgagacattttgtctttttggcaTGTTGGTTCTGGCCTGtcctcacaaacacacatgcacacgcacgcgtcCACACACGTGAGGTTCTACAGGCTGTGGCAGCGTGGCATCAGTATCTGCAAACAAGAGACTGGCCACTGGTAAGACAATTTCGTTCCTGTCGTCTCACTTTCTAGTGAGagttgtgcacgtgtgtgcggcGTCTGGTCCCCACTAAACGTTTTCCAGACGGAAAAGCCTGGGACATCCAAGAGGAAACAAACAGAAGTTTCCCTATGAatgaagtcacacacacacctgacagCTCTGGACAAGATCACATGCCAGGcgcctgtgtgtgcgcgtgtgtgtgtgtgtgtgcgcgtgttcaTCTTTTGTTCCTATTGGACATTTGAATGTTCTTTTTGTCTAAGTAGCACATTGTTATATCGGTGATGACAACACAAAGCCGTCTTTCATGTCTTCTTCCTCCTCACGTAAACGCCCGGTGATGGCGATCCCTGACAGGAAGTCAGCACTTTCCACGCGGACATGTTGTCATGAGCCCTAACAAATGTGCTGGACTTGTTGGGCTCACCTCGTTGGGTTGGTCGGTGTCGTTGGACGAGCAGGCGGCTGCGATGATGGGATAAACGTCTGACCAACCTCGCTGGGTGCACGTCCTGCTCAGGTTACCTACGACACATCACGCTAGCAGTTGattatagaaaaataaaacaagatgaTTTTCTTATGTCTACACCATCAACAGTGAGCAGTATTCACCAACACTTAGCATACATAAGCTATCCGTTAGCAAATAGCTGCCAACAGTTAGTATGTAGTGTCTAAAAATTAGCGaatgactgccaacagttcgtGCACACAAGCTAACGGTTAGCAAATACCCGCCAAAAGTTAGCATACAGAAGCTAACAATGAGTAAACTGCTCTCTTGAGCCGCATATTGCATTGAGATTTTGACTAAATTAGCATTGTGTGTTAACGGCTCACCCTTCTTCCCAAACAGGTGCAGGAGGGGAGCGGGGCAGGGCTGGGTGACCACCTCGCCCACCAGCGCGCTGCGCCAGCACGAAGCGTTGTCCCACTCGCCGACACATCCTAAAACATCAATTTCATTAATTTATTAGTACATGGATCTTGAGCTGGATTTCAAGGATGGCGACTAAATGCTCAAACGAAGTTCCATGGACAGTTTGGTGACAGTGTGAGTGCGCGGCGCACCTGTGGGGGGCGCTGTGAGCTGCTGCAGGCCAGAGCGACACTCCTGGCTCGCTTTCTTCATCTCCCAGGAGAAGTGGCACAAAGGAAATCTGCCGGCCGCCTGCCGGGAAACCAATGAAACGATAACAATATTTGGGAATAAGTCAAAAGTTCAGTTTGATAAACACCACAGTCGCAACTTTGTGGAGGAAAGTTCACCTCTGTGATAAAAAGTTTCACAATATGTCTGATTCTTAATTCATGGGTGGGTATTTGGATGAAAGCATGCCACAGACATGTCTTTAAGACATAGGGGAAATGCTTTAACTTGAAAACCCAAATACATAATACAGCTTGTCTCCTTGCTTCACTCTAAAAGAAAATTGTGTCAATGGTCAGGTAAACACAGCTGGCGTCATTAAAACCTTCCTCTTCTTTTCCCACCATTTAGCTACGtgtacacacaagcacacacaaacaatgtgCAGATTATGAATAACACTTAAACTGATTGATTCCGTCTGTCAAATGAAATCCACTGAccgtgcgtgcgcgtgtttgtgtgcgtgtgtgggaggGGGTCAGGGAGAGGCTGTTTACATTAACACTCTACAGCATTTAAGAGCTGTCAGGGTGTTTATCAGACACATCTATGTCTATCTATACATTCATTAACAAAAAAGTCTCAGAgcaaaataatgaacattgtCGTTATCAGTGacgtatttttatattttgtgcatGCAGTTTGTTGACTCGTGCGTGTGCTTTTGGTACAAAACGATAACAGAGAAGATAAAGATGAAACATTAACCAGACGCACTAGTCACTACACAACTTTATCACATAGTTGAACACAACAACATAGTGCAAGAGAGGACAGAAGATGACCTCAGGTGTGATGAGAAGATGCTGAAGTTCATGAGAAGAATTAAGATGATGTTTAGGTGCATGAGAAGAAGGAAAATTATTTCAGGTGGGGTGAGAATATGTCATCAATGTACATGTAAAGGAGGAAGACGACATTATGTGTGATGACAATTTGTCGAAGTACACGATAAAATGATATCACAGGAGATGAGACCACGGCGTCACATGGTTACAAGTCCATGAGATGTCACAGCAGCACGATGTCAAAAGTTACATGAGCAGAAGCAAGATGACATCTGTGAGATGCGAATATTGACGGCCTCACCTCATGCGTGAGGAAGACGAGCATCAGGATGACAGCCGTGTGCTGCGTGAACCTCATGATCTCCTCATCCAGCTGAGCCTGCTTCTGGACTTccaaacttcttcttcttcttcacatcCAGTCTTGTGCTTCGACATGAACTCACAACAAGTCCTTTAAAAGTTGACTTTATGACGCAAAAAACAAACCAGGCTTTCCGTGCATGTTCCTTGCAGAGGAGCACAGAGGTGAGTGCACACATGAGCAACTCCAACTGCAGTCCACTGTAAGCCGTGCGCGTGCTTGCCAAGCCGCCTGGGAGTCCCGCGCACTGCCATCTCCTGAGCCACAGGCGACCTCTAGTGGacgaaaacaaaataaaaaaataaaaaactttcaAAGGCTACCAACAAGCTGAAAGGTTGGGAAAATAGTAGAGCAGATTTAAAATACAGCAAGAATCTTTACAATAGTGAtacaaacatgaaatttggtactCAAACTCCTCAAATCTGTTCGACGCAAAATTCCAAGATGGCGGCCCCAACATCCAAGGTAGCCACGCcccaatactttttaaaatactgtataactcAAAATGCATTGATTTTAAACCCCATAAATGTACTAAAGTTGAatataaagttgagttttgcaGATATTTTTCTACCGAGTGCATGTCTTGTATCTACTACAGTTGTTGAGATATAGCATATTGGTATTTTTAGAGGTGTGCAAAAACTGGGCTTAGGAGCCAGAACTTTGAAAATGACCATGACCAAAAGTATGACTTGGAGGCGGAGTCTCTTTAGCCAATCAGAGCACTTTATTGCACTTGTATAGTGTGATGTGAGCCAATAGAAGACTCTTATAAAAGTGTCATTTCATCTTTTGAAGTCATGTGTACAAAACAAGTCACACACGTGTACCGTACAAAATCAACACTATTTACATacaatacacacgcacacacaccaacacacgcacacttgaTGGGACGTCTTTTGTCGCGCTTGAACAAACACGGCGGCTAACTTAGCACGGCCGCTAAACTGCTAGCATCGCTAAACTAGCTGATATGCataaagactttttttccccccagtttccacttttgaaataaaagacaatgacacattttgaaaatattctaCATAATCTGCGTCACAGTCTGCGGCGTACTGCTAACTACGCTAACAGCGCCGCGCTAGCCAACACCAACACCACCGCCACCTTTGGGATGGACTGACAATATTcaagtttttatttgtaataaatattaatttttaatCTCCACCCGTTCTAGATTTTGAATAAAACATCTGAGTTAGTGCACATAAGAGACAGCAAAGTGTTTTGGAgcaaaacacgcacgcacacgacTTTCCTAAAATTTCTTCTCAACGTGATTTCAAGTCAAATCAAGTGGTGGTAAGGAGTATAGAAGTGATAAGTTAGTCTAAATGTGTTTAATTTCTGAGTAAAAAGGttaaatttcaaaacaataaatTCAAAGAAATGTGGCCACATTATGAGGAATAAAATCTTTCGCTGTAATACAGTCAGACATTTTAAATGCCACTTTTTCAAATCATAATGACAAACGAAATGCATCCACCCGTCCGGTTTCTCTTGCGCTTTTTTCTCACtggggttgtgggtgagctggagccgatgccagctgactttgggcgagaggcgcggtaaCGCTGTGCTGGTTGTCACTCAGTCGCAGGACGCGTAGAGACAAACGATCAATCATTcccaccaatggacaatttgcTCATCTCAGTCAAAACGATTTCAAGTTATATCAAGTAGTGGTGAGGCGTATGTAACTGGTAAAAATTAGTTTCAATGTTTTGACATTCATAGTAAAAAGGTTaaaatttcatgaaaaaaaaaaaacatttcaacaagtcATTCAATGGAATGCGGCCAGAGAATAATGAGGAACAAAAGTGCATCTTTTGCTGCGATGCCGTTGGACATTTGAAAagtcacttttaaaaaaaaaatcatgcaaacTGTTTTAGCTCGGAAAAGTAAAGTGACATTCTTTTCCCCACCGGCTTGTAAAGGACCAACTAGTTGTTGCtgtctaaaataaaatgttacacTTTGTCTGTCACACATAAAACTTTGGGTCTTCTATTGCTACAGTATTAGCCTAGCGGTAACAGCTTCTCCGTGTaaagcaggggttctcaaactttccGGGCCCAGGGATCCCTTTGAGGGGAGAAATCTTTCCAAGGACGCCTCTCATAATCTTCCAGTTAAACGTAACTATCAATGCCAtaggaaatacattttcaaatgtttcaacCTAAATAGTCTTGAGCTGATTAAAAGAATTTAACCGCATTGACAAAATTAATCTGATTGAGGCCCAACcttaaaaaggtttataattgcctataaatgccacaaaatggcaacaAAGCAGTACTTTTGCCTAAattaaactcctcaactcacttccacatagttccttggcacaaaACAGTGCTTTTGCCTAAATGacattcaactcacttcaaga contains:
- the LOC133469993 gene encoding vasoactive intestinal polypeptide receptor 2-like; the encoded protein is MRFTQHTAVILMLVFLTHEAAGRFPLCHFSWEMKKASQECRSGLQQLTAPPTGCVGEWDNASCWRSALVGEVVTQPCPAPLLHLFGKKGNLSRTCTQRGWSDVYPIIAAACSSNDTDQPNELVFYKVVRVLSTLGHSLSLISLLSSTVIIALFRRLHCMRNYIHVNLFVSFMLRGVAVLTKDLLLFSDEEEDALDCSVQPSLAGCKSSMVFLNYSIMANFFWLLVEALYLHTLLLVVHTRCARLSVYVLIGWGIPCMFTVAWILCRIHLDDTWCWERNNNPIPSRVLDWPIMACVVVNFILFISIIRILVQKLRCTDVGGNEQSQYKRLAKSTLLLIPLFGINYVVFVHLMEPTDKTMQQVKIFFELGLGSFQGLIVAVLYCFLNCEVQCELRRMRRSFSLKRYAASREFRPRAASRGPNDAEHSAPFPRNSRAASILQTETFLL